TGAAAGACATGAAAATTAACGCAACCAACAATGCAACTACTAATTAATTCACTTTGAAGTTTTTGTCAAAATTCAACAGCAGTAATTTTGATTACCTATCATGGAAAATGAAGAATGAACAATTCGATAAAGTTAACAATTGAAACaaactaaatcaaattatagtCTCTTTTATGGACAATTGTTTAACCGTCTTATCACATTCCTTGACTAATTAAGAGCTACTACTCCCACTAAAATAAAAGGTCCACTTCCAATTATAATCAATAGCCACTACTCCAAATAAAACTCCTATAATCCACTTCTGTCAATTATtacatgaattaaaaatgCCATTATTcataatgacatttttgttatttttaccaaaattccacttttatatatttattatagataatggcatttttgttatttttattaaaactccagttttgtatatttattgattattgattataGATGTAGTGAGAGTATTTCATTCAAACAATATCAGTTTCCTTTTGTGCCCGCGAATCTATCAAATCTTATGGTAATAAATTTTTCCAATAATTTCACGGCTTCGGCACCGATTGCCGTCTGTTTTTGATTCATACTGTTTGTTGATTCACGCAGTAAAACCCAGTAAATAAAGAAAGCTACAATCGCCccaacaattatatatatacacacacgcGCGCGCTATATTGTGATTGCAATAAGCGTATTTATTCAGCGAATTCCTTCGCTTCTACTGTGAGAGAGGGTTGTTGATTCGAAGATTCAATCATGGCTTACGAGAACGATGCGTAAGTTCTGGCCCCCCGATTTCCCGATTTGAGATTGTTGAATTGgctttttaattgattttgtgtgtgtatgcatagagctagggttttgatttgGAATTGGGGGTTTCTGTGGATTTATTGCTGCCTGTTGTTTATGTACGAGTTAGTTtgtgaattagggtttttctGTACTAAATTTGGGTTAGACGATAATtgattgacattttttatgtgGTGAATTTAGCTACCGTGATGAAGACGGCGAGCCATTGGTGGACTTTGATGATGATGTCCGATCTGAAGAGGAGCAGCCTCACGATCTCTTCGATGACATAGAGGATTCTGTATATGACCGCAGGGAGAGATCTGCAACTCCAGTGCTCAACGACTCGAGTTCTAAGCCCCGGAAgagattgataaaaaaatcagCTGTTAAAGAACCAGGCCCCATAGATTTTGGGTTagatgatgacgatgatgatgatttaGGTGGGGATTATGGCCGCGGGGATGATGTGGCTGGGTTGGTGAGAGATGATTACTCCAATGGCGGAAAGAGGAAGAGGGATAATGTAGAGAAATTGAGAGTTCTGGAGAAAAATAGGAAGGCTGAGAAGGAAACTAAGTTTAAGGTTAGGAAGAGTGGGGGAGGAAGAATGAAAGATCATGAGGCAGATCCAGAGATGAAAGAGATGTGGGACACTATTGCGGGCGACAATTCTGAGGTTAGAATCGTTTTCTAGTCAgttattttattcttgaatTTGTTTCTATTCTTAAACTGGTGCTTGTAGTGTAGGCTATTGTCACGTGTTCCATCTACTTGTTGGGATGAAATGCATTGACGAGCCTTTGGTGGTAGATATTGCTAAATTGTACTTATATTGTATGGGTGAATTTGATAAATCTGATTTTGAACTTTTATTGGACATGGTGAATTTACTGAAATTTTGTGAAGTTGTAGTTTTGCCTTTTTATAGTGTGTTTAGCCAAATTTGGATTATATCATACTTTGtgaatatgaatatgtaaTTTGATACCTTAATGAGCAGAATTCACGATTTATTGACCCAATATTAAGCACATCATTATTGCTCTTCTTTTGTTTTGATGGCATGCATCCTCAATGCTGATTGATTTTCACCCAAAATTATTCAGGAGGACCAAGAAGGTGTTCGGACTCTGGATGATGATAATTTCATCGATGATACTGGCGTAGATCCTTCTGACCGTTATGCAAGTGACCGTGAACATTCTCCAAGTCGAGCTCCTGAGGTTTGAATTACATCTTGTTTAGATTATGTACTTGTACTATAGTTCCGAATATTCAGTTCCTTTGTTATAAGTTAACTTTGTAAGATCTATAATGTAAACCTACATCTAAAAGAAAGTCAAATTGCTGCTGTTATATGTTTATTCTTCTGCATTTGCAGaactataaattttttctcttGCGTCCTTATTTTGTAGGCAGAAGAGGGAGAAGAGGATGATGAAATCAAGGATCTTTTTAAGGTTggaaggaaaaagaagaaaagtgaaaaaagtcCGGCTGAAATTGCATTGCTAGTTGAGAATGTGATGGCTGAGCTCGAGGTGGTTGCAGAAGAAGATGCTGAGCTAAATAGACAGGGGAAACCTGCAATCAATAAGTTGAAAAAGCTTTCCCTTCTGACAGATGTTCTCTCCAAGTCAGTTGTTAACCCTTAAACATTCTGGGCCTCTTCTTATGCTTATAAGTTTCCCTTCAAGTTTCTGGCCTATACCATGCTCATATGATTGTAGTTAGAGTTGTTTTAATGAGGATTGAGTATCATGCAGAAAGCAACTCCAGCAAGAGTTTCTTGATCATGGAGTTTTGACTCTATTAAAGAACTGGCTTGAGCCTTTGCCAGATGGAAGCTTACCAAACATTAACGTCCGTGCTGCTGTTCTGAAGATCCTAAATGATGTCTGTAATTAGTTCTTCTTTGAAAACTGTTATTCATTCAATGTGTTTAAACAGCTAGGGGGCTAATAGTTTGTGCTACTGCAGTTCCCAATTGACTTGGAGCAATATGACCGCAAAGAACAACTAAAAAAGAGTGGTCTTGGCAAGGTCAGGGTTAGCTTCAATTTATATTCTCatatctttaaattttgtctactagtattaaactattaatacCTGTTGAGAGTGAATGGTTGATCTGGCAAGAAgattttctttctctattttgTCTATTGTCATTCAAAATACATGTTCTTTCTGATCTGCATTTATGTATATGTGCTTGCTGGCTAGCTTGGGGATTAAGCTGATGCTGAATCACATTTTGGCAGgttattatgtttttgtcAAAGGTTGATGAGGAAACTACTGCCAACCGGAAACTTGCTAAGGAGTTGGTGGATAAATGGGTAAAATAGCTATTATTCTCTTGTTTCATTGAAGAATTTGTCACTCCTCGATTGTTAGTGCttgaaaattgatatttacTGGTTTTGTTATGGTCCGAAGTTGAACCttttatttctgatttttttttcccctgaGAAGATGCTGAACCATTCTGCATCTAAATGAAATGAACACATGTTTGCTTGTACTATTTGAGAAAAGTGCATCATCTGTCAGTTGCTTGTTATTACTAACTAGTCACATTGACTTCCTGGATGTAATTCATACAGAGCCGGCCAATTTTCAATAAGAGCACAAGGTTTGAAGACATGAAAAACTTTGAGGATGAAAGAAGTTACAGGAGGACACCtgcaaaaaagtaaatttttatataccCTGTAAATGGAGTTACTCTATATGTTTGAAAACTCAATCAGCACTGCCAACTAATTTCTCTTGTTGATCTTCAACAGGGCAGTGAATAATGCAGCAGGAAGGGCGTCGCGGGATGATGACCTA
The genomic region above belongs to Salvia hispanica cultivar TCC Black 2014 chromosome 3, UniMelb_Shisp_WGS_1.0, whole genome shotgun sequence and contains:
- the LOC125214763 gene encoding protein IWS1 homolog 1-like, producing the protein MAYENDAYRDEDGEPLVDFDDDVRSEEEQPHDLFDDIEDSVYDRRERSATPVLNDSSSKPRKRLIKKSAVKEPGPIDFGLDDDDDDDLGGDYGRGDDVAGLVRDDYSNGGKRKRDNVEKLRVLEKNRKAEKETKFKVRKSGGGRMKDHEADPEMKEMWDTIAGDNSEEDQEGVRTLDDDNFIDDTGVDPSDRYASDREHSPSRAPEAEEGEEDDEIKDLFKVGRKKKKSEKSPAEIALLVENVMAELEVVAEEDAELNRQGKPAINKLKKLSLLTDVLSKKQLQQEFLDHGVLTLLKNWLEPLPDGSLPNINVRAAVLKILNDFPIDLEQYDRKEQLKKSGLGKVIMFLSKVDEETTANRKLAKELVDKWSRPIFNKSTRFEDMKNFEDERSYRRTPAKKAVNNAAGRASRDDDLDFSQERKSSQSSSRQHASRPEAMSMDFMVRPQSKVDPEAVRARAKQMVQDQRRAKMNKKLQQLKAPKRKQLQATKLSVEGRGMVKYL